The DNA region ATCTATTGGGATTTCTGCTCGACGTAGGTAATCAATAACTGTAATTGCTTCTACTTCTTCGTAACCTTCACCTAGTAAAATCATTGTTTTCATCTTAAACCCTCCAGTTTAAACTGTACGCTTTGTTGCCTCTATCTTACCTAAATTTTATGGATAAGAAAAGGATCGACACTTGGCCGACCCTCCTACACATGGTAATAGATACTAGGTATCCATGTATGTTAGTTATTATTGTACTCTTGAACCATCTGTAAATTCACCATTTTGGTGGGCACGACGGCGTTCTTCAGCGCGTTGACGTTCTTCTTCAGATTGTTGTTGTTGATAATCTGCACGTGTCATCACGTCGTTAACATTCATATTTACTTCAACAACTCTTAAACCAGTCATTTTTTCAACGTTTGCTTTCACTTTTTCGATTGTTTGGTTAAAGGCCGCAGGAATGTTTTTGCCGTATTCAGCAATTACTTCTAAGTCGATGGCTACTTCTTTACTACCAACTTCAGCATTAACACCTTTTGTTTTATCATCTTCAGAAGAGAAGAAGCTTTTCACGCCAGATGTGAAGTTACCTTTCAACTCTAAAATGCCGTCAACATCTTGAACTGAGTTATTCGCAATACGTTCTAACACGCGAGGTTCAAAAGCTAAATTATTTTCGTGTTTTACTTGTTCATTTGTTTCAGCCATAATTTAATTCCTCCTAATATTTATGTTGGTCATCTAGCCAACTTTAAATAACCTATAAGTTAATGATAACGTGAATATTTCTGATTATCAACCGATAACCCTTCGACTATTTCATAAAGAACCGTAACCAGGCACGTAAGTCGACCTCACCATCAAAGTAAGCACCGACGATAAAGCCGACTGCTGCGATGATAAATACCAGTAACGCTGTCCCGAAATTAAAGACTACCCACAATAGTGCAAAGATAAAGGCTGATAATAAGCCGATAATTCGCCCTTTGTATTGGCGCCAAATCGCACGTTCTTCTCGTTTATTCCGTTCTGACATATTATCCCTCCTCCTTATTGCACACGTGGTGCAGCTTTCTGTTTGGCTTGATTTTCAGCTACGACAACACTACGATCAATTTGGTTGACCTTCACATTAACATCCGCAACTGGAATCCCCAATGAAACGGCCACAGTATCACGTACACGTTCTTGTACCCGACTAGCCAAGTCAATCACATTGGCTGCGCCATCCACTTGGAAAACAACTCTTACTTTGGTATCTTCAGGACGTTTACCAAATCGCACTTTGGCTTCAGGGAATTTTACTCCTGACACACGTTGGCTAGCGCGGACTGCTGTATCTTCAACAGAATGC from Aerococcus urinaeequi includes:
- the amaP gene encoding alkaline shock response membrane anchor protein AmaP, which produces MGGFRRFLQIILTLVGLVALLAAIALFYPIQYLTPFVKETVLGNTYGQWAMLAGLAFVALVVLVVFLQAVVAPAKRDHLEVKTDAGVLSFTKHSVEDTAVRASQRVSGVKFPEAKVRFGKRPEDTKVRVVFQVDGAANVIDLASRVQERVRDTVAVSLGIPVADVNVKVNQIDRSVVVAENQAKQKAAPRVQ
- a CDS encoding DUF2273 domain-containing protein: MSERNKREERAIWRQYKGRIIGLLSAFIFALLWVVFNFGTALLVFIIAAVGFIVGAYFDGEVDLRAWLRFFMK
- a CDS encoding Asp23/Gls24 family envelope stress response protein, coding for MAETNEQVKHENNLAFEPRVLERIANNSVQDVDGILELKGNFTSGVKSFFSSEDDKTKGVNAEVGSKEVAIDLEVIAEYGKNIPAAFNQTIEKVKANVEKMTGLRVVEVNMNVNDVMTRADYQQQQSEEERQRAEERRRAHQNGEFTDGSRVQ